A DNA window from Castanea sativa cultivar Marrone di Chiusa Pesio chromosome 7, ASM4071231v1 contains the following coding sequences:
- the LOC142644466 gene encoding uncharacterized protein LOC142644466, whose translation MPRNDELNIVFSERDGCGIRQPHDDPLVIMLRVEEFNIHWVLINNESSTDIIYLPTFQQIKLDRKKIRHFTSPLVSFTGDRIVPIGIVTLTVIARPYPTQVTKEIYFLLVNCPSTYNIILGRPALNRLRATTSTYYLKVRFPTTYGVGEIKGDQLLAREFYQVALASGENHTWVINELEPIPELSKTPQEVEIISGDSTKILKIKMTLPTPEKEKMISFLRAK comes from the coding sequence ATGCCAAGGAATGACGAACTCAATATTGTCTTCTCAGAGAGAGACGGTTGTGGCATTAGGCAACCCCATGACGATCCACTTGTAATCATGCTCAGAGTAGAAGAGTTCAACATCCATTGGGTGCTCATTAACAACGAAAGCTCAACAGATATCATCTACTTGCCCACATTTCAGCAAATAAAGCTGGATAGGAAGAAGATTAGGCATTTCACCTCACCTCTGGTAAGCTTCACGGGGGATAGGATCGTCCCTATAGGCATCGTCACTCTAACTGTAATTGCAAGACCTTATCCGACACAGGTCACCAAGGAAATTTATTTCCTTCTAGTTAATTGTCCTTCAACATACAACATCATCTTGGGAAGACCTGCACTCAACAGACTAAGAGCAACAACGTCAACATATTACTTGAAAGTAAGGTTTCCAACAACCTATGGGGTAGGAGAAATCAAAGGAGACCAACTTCTGGCAAGAGAGTTCTATCAAGTTGCCTTAGCATCTGGAGAGAATCACACATGGGTGATCAATGAACTAGAGCCCATTCCTGAACTGTCGAAAACACCACAAGAAGTGGAGATCATCTCAGGAGACTCGACGAAGATATTGAAGATCAAAATGACACTTCCAACCcctgagaaagagaaaatgatctCCTTTTTAAGAGCAAAGTAA